Proteins encoded in a region of the Veillonella parvula genome:
- a CDS encoding YitT family protein has product MFAKYKDVVYQCVIVAIGCAIFGAGLDAFVLPHKLVSTGISGVGLILYYLTGLSVGSWNVILNVPIFWAAWKWLGKRVVLNTLYGTLMLSWMIDLFSFLQYDMIIKDPLLSSMMAGITTGLGLGIVYRVGGNTGGLDPIALIVRKYYGLQMGSINSAINCAILLVAVGVVGLEAVAVTLISVYVYTIITNKVVIGFNQRKVAFIITYRTDEVCECIINKVGRGATIINGIGAYTRTPKQIVMVAVNLLQVNKLKEVIQEADPNVFILITDAQEVIGQGFTQPIVPAEISKQLKSQDITTEANNNVVIDENSCNKSK; this is encoded by the coding sequence ATGTTCGCCAAGTATAAAGATGTTGTCTATCAATGTGTCATAGTTGCTATTGGTTGTGCAATTTTTGGTGCTGGTTTAGATGCCTTTGTACTACCTCACAAACTGGTTAGTACTGGTATTAGTGGGGTAGGGTTGATTTTGTATTATTTAACGGGATTATCCGTTGGTTCTTGGAACGTTATTTTGAACGTCCCTATATTTTGGGCTGCTTGGAAGTGGCTTGGTAAACGTGTAGTGCTTAATACCTTGTATGGTACGCTCATGTTATCGTGGATGATTGATCTGTTTAGTTTCTTGCAATATGACATGATTATTAAGGATCCACTACTCAGTTCTATGATGGCAGGTATCACAACTGGACTAGGGCTTGGTATCGTCTACCGTGTAGGTGGTAATACAGGGGGCCTTGATCCGATTGCACTTATCGTTCGCAAATATTATGGCCTTCAAATGGGGTCCATTAATAGCGCTATCAACTGTGCCATCCTCTTAGTTGCTGTCGGAGTTGTTGGACTTGAAGCGGTAGCTGTAACTCTTATCAGTGTGTATGTGTATACTATTATTACAAATAAGGTGGTAATCGGCTTTAATCAACGTAAAGTTGCTTTCATCATTACCTATCGTACCGATGAGGTATGTGAATGCATCATCAATAAGGTCGGTCGTGGCGCTACTATTATCAATGGCATTGGCGCTTATACACGTACGCCTAAGCAAATTGTGATGGTTGCAGTTAACTTGCTGCAGGTAAATAAATTGAAAGAGGTTATTCAAGAAGCGGACCCAAATGTGTTTATCTTGATTACTGATGCTCAAGAGGTTATCGGGCAAGGTTTTACTCAACCTATTGTTCCTGCGGAAATATCTAAACAGCTGAAATCACAAGATATAACTACCGAAGCGAACAATAATGTTGTAATAGATGAAAATAGTTGTAACAAATCAAAATAA
- a CDS encoding AtpZ/AtpI family protein: protein MDKDLVKALAMATSAGVTLVSCIGGFIWLGYKLDTWLQTEPLCMVIFGLIGAITGFYMLYKQVK, encoded by the coding sequence ATGGATAAGGATCTTGTGAAAGCCCTCGCCATGGCAACATCAGCGGGGGTCACACTGGTCTCCTGTATAGGAGGTTTTATTTGGCTAGGTTATAAATTGGATACTTGGCTTCAAACGGAACCACTCTGCATGGTCATATTTGGCCTAATAGGAGCTATAACAGGGTTTTATATGTTGTATAAACAAGTTAAGTAG
- a CDS encoding glycosyltransferase family 4 protein, with amino-acid sequence MSEYVLDYVWAFALALIITFALTPLVKRFAVAVGAIDKPDARKVHHGAIPRLGGLAIFLGYVGSVLFNDSIPHDHKLFGFVLGTVILVLVGIWDDIKQIEPKTKLMGQIIAAAILVAYDIRVDFINLPWGGVVYLKYWAIPLTIFWIVGFTNIVNLIDGLDGLAAGISFIACIAVCAMTLQLGQTDLACISLALAGATVGFLRYNFNPAKIFMGDTGSMLLGYTLAAISVMGAVKTAAMIALVVPAIVLGLPILDTLFAIVRRKISGRPIFKPDKGHVHHRLLAQGLTQKQAVLLMYAVTALFGGVSVIVAEVNAWVGATLVLVIFLCSIYIARRLGVIMHSDAAGHPLPRPTIERSDSDNTISFDRDELAKALENTDDSHKE; translated from the coding sequence ATGAGTGAATATGTGCTCGATTATGTGTGGGCCTTTGCACTAGCGCTCATCATAACCTTTGCACTTACCCCATTGGTAAAACGCTTTGCCGTTGCTGTTGGGGCAATAGATAAGCCTGATGCTCGAAAGGTGCATCATGGTGCGATTCCACGACTTGGTGGATTAGCAATCTTTCTCGGTTATGTGGGATCGGTTCTTTTTAACGATTCCATTCCGCATGATCATAAATTGTTTGGGTTTGTCCTTGGTACAGTCATTTTGGTACTAGTTGGTATTTGGGACGACATTAAACAAATTGAGCCAAAAACTAAGTTAATGGGCCAAATTATAGCAGCCGCTATTTTGGTGGCTTATGATATTCGAGTAGATTTCATCAACCTTCCTTGGGGTGGTGTAGTATATCTCAAGTATTGGGCTATCCCATTGACTATTTTCTGGATAGTTGGTTTTACAAATATTGTAAACCTTATCGATGGCCTTGATGGCTTGGCTGCAGGTATTTCCTTTATCGCATGTATCGCTGTTTGTGCAATGACATTGCAACTTGGTCAAACTGATCTTGCTTGTATCTCTCTTGCTTTAGCAGGTGCGACTGTAGGTTTCTTGCGGTATAACTTCAATCCTGCAAAAATATTCATGGGTGATACGGGATCCATGTTATTAGGCTATACATTAGCGGCTATTTCCGTTATGGGCGCTGTGAAGACAGCTGCTATGATTGCTCTAGTGGTACCTGCCATTGTGTTAGGCTTGCCTATTTTGGACACCTTATTTGCCATTGTGCGCCGTAAGATCAGTGGACGTCCCATCTTTAAACCCGATAAAGGTCATGTTCACCATCGTTTATTGGCACAAGGATTAACACAAAAGCAAGCTGTATTGTTGATGTATGCAGTAACAGCTCTTTTCGGCGGTGTATCTGTTATCGTTGCAGAGGTTAATGCTTGGGTCGGAGCGACCTTGGTATTAGTAATTTTCTTGTGTAGTATTTATATTGCACGACGTCTTGGCGTTATCATGCATAGTGATGCGGCAGGGCATCCGTTACCACGTCCTACAATTGAACGCAGCGACTCGGATAATACCATATCCTTTGATCGCGATGAATTGGCTAAAGCCTTGGAGAATACTGATGATTCTCATAAGGAATAA
- the wecB gene encoding non-hydrolyzing UDP-N-acetylglucosamine 2-epimerase → MLKVMTIFGTRPEAIKMAPLVKALQAAPDMEPIVTVTAQHRDMLDQVLNLFNITPDYDLNIMSQGQTLYDVTNRALMGLKDVLEEAKPDVVLVHGDTTTTFAGALASFYQEIPVGHVEAGLRTGDIYSPFPEEMNRKLTGSIATYHFAPTSSSESNLKKENINTEHLYVTGNTVIDALDTTVQDNYVFDDAAINALDPKKRTVLVTTHRRENLGEPMRHVYQAIRDLINEFEDIQVVFPVHKNPKVRQVVQEELGSVERVTLIDPLDYEPFANLMAKSYLILTDSGGIQEEAPALGKPVLVLRDTTERPEAVEAGTVRLVGTDKDAVHKAAYELLSNAEAYKLMSNSVNPYGDGKASERIIQALRHEFLGDACRPERFGK, encoded by the coding sequence ATGTTAAAAGTTATGACAATCTTTGGTACAAGACCTGAGGCTATCAAGATGGCTCCTCTTGTAAAAGCATTACAAGCAGCACCAGATATGGAACCTATCGTAACCGTTACGGCACAGCATCGAGATATGCTCGATCAAGTACTAAACTTGTTTAATATTACCCCAGACTATGATTTAAACATTATGAGCCAAGGTCAAACACTATATGATGTAACTAATCGTGCTTTGATGGGCCTTAAAGATGTGTTAGAAGAAGCAAAACCTGATGTGGTACTCGTTCATGGTGATACTACAACTACCTTTGCTGGGGCATTGGCTTCTTTCTACCAAGAAATTCCTGTAGGTCACGTGGAAGCAGGACTACGGACAGGTGATATTTACTCTCCATTCCCTGAAGAGATGAATCGAAAATTGACGGGTTCGATCGCGACGTATCACTTTGCGCCTACTTCTAGTTCTGAAAGCAATTTAAAAAAAGAAAATATTAATACAGAACATCTTTATGTAACAGGGAATACTGTTATCGATGCTCTTGATACGACTGTACAAGACAACTATGTATTCGATGATGCAGCTATTAATGCTCTTGATCCTAAAAAACGTACGGTTCTTGTTACCACACATCGCCGAGAAAACTTAGGTGAACCTATGCGCCATGTATATCAAGCCATTCGAGATTTAATTAATGAATTTGAAGATATTCAAGTTGTTTTCCCTGTACATAAAAATCCTAAAGTTCGCCAAGTTGTACAAGAGGAACTTGGTTCTGTGGAGCGTGTTACATTAATTGACCCTCTTGACTATGAACCGTTTGCAAACTTGATGGCTAAATCTTACTTGATTTTGACTGATTCAGGTGGGATTCAAGAGGAAGCCCCAGCTCTTGGTAAGCCAGTTCTCGTATTGCGTGATACGACAGAACGTCCTGAAGCAGTAGAAGCAGGTACCGTTCGCCTTGTAGGTACTGATAAAGATGCGGTACATAAAGCCGCTTATGAATTATTGAGCAATGCTGAAGCGTATAAGTTGATGTCTAACTCTGTTAACCCATATGGTGATGGTAAAGCCTCTGAACGCATTATTCAAGCATTGCGACATGAGTTCTTAGGTGATGCGTGTCGTCCTGAACGTTTTGGTAAATAA
- the atpE gene encoding F0F1 ATP synthase subunit C, whose translation MEAQGLFALAAAIAVGCGAIGAGIGDGLVSSKVIEGITRQPELRGQLMSTMFVAIGLIEAMPIIGVVVAFILLFR comes from the coding sequence ATGGAAGCTCAAGGTTTATTCGCGTTAGCAGCGGCAATTGCAGTAGGTTGTGGTGCTATTGGTGCAGGTATCGGTGATGGTCTTGTATCTAGCAAAGTTATTGAAGGTATTACACGCCAACCTGAATTGCGCGGTCAATTGATGTCTACTATGTTCGTAGCGATTGGTTTGATCGAAGCGATGCCTATCATCGGTGTAGTAGTAGCATTTATTTTGTTATTCAGATAA
- a CDS encoding phosphoglucomutase: protein MTHKLAGTPVQEQDIIDVQTLVDAYFDNAPDITDPTQLVSFGTSGHRGTSLNGTFTDLHVAAITQAICDGRGQFGATGPIFVGQDTHALSQPALVTVLEVLAGNGVTAMVDSDMDFVPTPSISRAIIRYNESHDDKADGIVITPSHNPPDNGGIKYNATNGGPADTLVTKWIETRANEYVRAYCELEGFKRISIDNIEPDQQVPYDYKGLYVEELSSIINMEAIQSAKPKVLVNALGGSGLGYWRAIKERYNLNMDIINDEYDPTFSFMTYDHDGKVRMDCSSEYAMADVIKQIGNYDLAVGNDPDYDRYGIVSAEGLASPNAFLVAAADYLFTTRGWKDKGVGKTVVCTTMIDKWASVKEIPVYEVPVGFKYFSSLLFDGEIGIGGEESAGASFLKKDGTVWTTDKDGMIMALLAMEMYAVMGATVERLYNNIVEGCGDPRFGRIDAPCTKVAKAKLKQLNASSITATEVDGNAITNVRTTSLYKDMPIDGVRVETETGWFVARPSGTEDLYKIYGESYKGDKGLIALLTAGEEIVTSALSDKV, encoded by the coding sequence ATGACTCACAAATTAGCAGGTACGCCTGTACAAGAACAAGATATTATCGATGTGCAAACCCTTGTGGATGCATATTTTGATAATGCTCCGGATATTACAGATCCGACACAACTCGTATCCTTTGGCACATCTGGCCATCGCGGTACATCTTTAAATGGTACTTTTACGGATTTACATGTGGCCGCTATTACACAGGCTATTTGTGATGGCCGTGGACAATTCGGCGCTACAGGTCCGATTTTTGTCGGTCAAGATACACATGCTTTATCTCAGCCAGCCCTTGTAACGGTTCTAGAGGTTCTTGCTGGCAATGGTGTAACGGCAATGGTTGATTCCGATATGGATTTTGTGCCGACACCATCTATATCTCGTGCCATTATTCGTTATAATGAAAGCCATGATGATAAAGCGGATGGTATCGTGATTACGCCATCTCATAATCCTCCAGATAACGGTGGCATCAAGTATAACGCTACTAATGGCGGCCCGGCGGATACTCTCGTTACAAAATGGATTGAAACCCGTGCTAATGAATATGTTCGTGCATATTGTGAATTAGAAGGGTTCAAACGTATTAGTATCGACAATATTGAACCTGATCAACAAGTTCCGTATGACTATAAAGGCCTGTACGTAGAAGAACTGTCTTCTATTATTAATATGGAGGCAATACAAAGTGCAAAACCTAAGGTCCTCGTTAATGCCCTCGGCGGTAGTGGACTAGGTTATTGGCGAGCTATTAAAGAGCGCTATAATCTCAACATGGATATTATCAATGATGAATATGATCCAACTTTTAGCTTTATGACGTATGACCATGATGGTAAGGTCCGCATGGATTGTTCCTCCGAATACGCTATGGCCGATGTTATCAAGCAAATTGGTAATTACGATTTGGCTGTTGGTAACGATCCCGATTATGATCGTTATGGTATTGTTAGTGCAGAAGGGCTTGCTTCACCAAATGCATTCCTCGTAGCCGCTGCCGATTATCTATTCACAACCCGTGGTTGGAAGGATAAAGGGGTAGGCAAAACGGTTGTTTGTACCACTATGATTGATAAGTGGGCATCCGTTAAAGAAATTCCTGTGTATGAAGTTCCGGTAGGCTTTAAATACTTTAGTTCCCTATTATTCGATGGGGAAATTGGCATTGGAGGCGAAGAATCTGCTGGTGCATCCTTCCTTAAAAAAGATGGTACCGTATGGACCACAGATAAAGATGGTATGATTATGGCTCTTTTAGCAATGGAGATGTACGCTGTAATGGGCGCAACTGTTGAGAGACTATATAACAATATTGTGGAAGGTTGTGGGGATCCACGATTTGGTCGTATTGATGCACCTTGTACAAAGGTGGCCAAGGCTAAGTTGAAACAATTAAATGCAAGCTCCATTACGGCTACCGAAGTAGATGGTAATGCGATTACTAATGTTCGCACTACTTCTCTGTATAAAGATATGCCTATCGATGGTGTTCGTGTGGAAACGGAAACAGGCTGGTTTGTAGCACGCCCATCTGGCACTGAAGATTTATATAAAATTTATGGTGAAAGCTATAAAGGTGACAAAGGTCTTATCGCATTGTTAACTGCTGGTGAAGAGATTGTGACAAGTGCTTTGTCTGACAAAGTATAA
- the atpF gene encoding F0F1 ATP synthase subunit B, with translation MVDLSLGTILAQMLNFFILVWLLARFAYKPLLAIMTERKERIAKDLEAAEQARAEAEGFKADYAAQIANARIEAQQIVEKAVQEAENTTREQLSTAREQIEQEKNRARQDIAIERDRAMNSLRNEVVSLSVAMAGKVVAKDMNSETNTKLIEDAIRQLDSKTIGL, from the coding sequence TTGGTTGACTTAAGCCTTGGAACGATTCTTGCTCAAATGTTGAACTTTTTTATATTAGTTTGGCTATTGGCTCGTTTTGCATATAAACCATTATTGGCTATAATGACAGAACGTAAAGAACGAATTGCTAAAGACTTAGAAGCTGCAGAACAAGCTCGCGCAGAAGCAGAGGGGTTTAAAGCTGATTATGCAGCTCAAATTGCTAATGCTCGTATAGAGGCACAACAAATTGTTGAAAAAGCAGTTCAAGAAGCAGAAAATACAACACGTGAACAATTGTCAACAGCACGCGAGCAAATTGAACAAGAAAAAAATCGTGCTCGCCAAGATATCGCTATTGAACGCGATCGTGCTATGAACAGCTTGCGTAACGAAGTGGTATCTTTATCTGTAGCTATGGCTGGTAAAGTTGTTGCTAAAGATATGAACAGCGAAACTAATACAAAATTGATCGAAGACGCTATTCGTCAACTTGATAGTAAAACGATAGGGTTGTGA
- the atpH gene encoding ATP synthase F1 subunit delta: MSIEIVADKYSSAMFELAQEQNILELMEEQLGYVASVMAEQPELRSFLENPIVTEDAKIKLVGSIFESSIDKVALHFIYVMIKRGRHRYIAQAIAAFIQKSREARGILEATVTVAEPITAEVEASVQAKLREVTGKDVILSVRQDPSIMGGIVIQVGDKRIDGSVSRRLEELEKSLLRTNSIR, translated from the coding sequence ATGAGCATAGAAATTGTAGCAGATAAATACAGTTCAGCTATGTTTGAATTAGCTCAAGAACAAAATATTTTGGAACTCATGGAGGAGCAATTAGGTTATGTAGCGTCCGTTATGGCGGAACAGCCTGAACTTCGTTCATTCCTTGAAAATCCAATCGTTACAGAAGATGCAAAGATTAAGTTAGTTGGTTCTATCTTTGAATCTAGTATCGACAAAGTTGCTTTACATTTTATCTATGTGATGATTAAACGTGGGCGCCATCGTTATATTGCGCAGGCTATTGCAGCGTTTATTCAAAAATCACGAGAAGCTCGTGGTATTTTGGAAGCTACTGTAACTGTAGCAGAACCAATCACAGCTGAGGTAGAAGCATCTGTACAAGCTAAATTACGAGAAGTAACAGGGAAAGATGTTATTTTATCTGTGCGCCAAGATCCATCAATTATGGGTGGTATCGTTATCCAAGTAGGAGATAAACGCATTGATGGTTCTGTATCTCGTCGTTTAGAGGAATTAGAAAAATCTTTATTAAGAACGAACTCTATTAGATAG
- the atpB gene encoding F0F1 ATP synthase subunit A, whose protein sequence is MKGVENVTLHAGHHEVVQWLGLTFNMDTLIATWVTMAIVILITVLATRGRKLVPVGLQNIVESILEGLEGQLAPNLGRHWPMVSSLLFTFFLFIFVGNELGLMPTFKALTSPTSDINTTIALALCSTLVVWVMGVKVKGLSYFKHFVRPYKALLILNIFEEIARPVTLAFRLFGNIVAGEILLEVLYNLPWFVPVPWVWIAFSLFIGIIQAFIFTVLTASYLGMGLSEEH, encoded by the coding sequence ATGAAAGGGGTTGAGAACGTGACATTACATGCGGGACACCATGAGGTCGTGCAGTGGTTGGGGTTGACATTTAATATGGATACTTTAATTGCTACATGGGTTACTATGGCTATTGTAATACTGATAACAGTATTAGCCACCCGGGGACGTAAATTGGTGCCTGTAGGCTTGCAGAATATAGTGGAATCTATATTAGAAGGCTTAGAGGGGCAATTAGCTCCGAATTTGGGTCGCCATTGGCCGATGGTGAGTTCCTTGTTATTTACGTTTTTCTTATTTATTTTTGTAGGAAATGAGTTAGGCTTAATGCCAACATTCAAGGCTTTAACATCACCAACATCCGATATTAACACTACAATTGCATTAGCTTTATGTAGTACATTAGTGGTATGGGTTATGGGGGTTAAAGTTAAAGGCTTATCTTATTTTAAGCATTTTGTACGACCTTATAAGGCTTTGTTAATACTCAATATTTTCGAGGAAATTGCTAGACCTGTTACACTTGCTTTCCGTCTATTCGGTAACATTGTGGCAGGTGAAATTTTGTTAGAAGTATTATATAACTTGCCTTGGTTTGTGCCGGTACCATGGGTTTGGATTGCTTTTAGTCTATTTATTGGTATTATTCAAGCCTTTATTTTTACCGTTCTTACTGCATCCTATTTGGGGATGGGGCTTAGTGAGGAACATTAA
- a CDS encoding PFL family protein — translation MLSIDNILETNQMIHDNKLDVRTITMGISLLECASSSGKELCDRIYDRITKEAEHLVSTGEDIEREFGIPIINKRISVTPISLVAGGSDLTSYVPVAEAMDRAAKTVGVNFIGGFSALVTKGATRADRILIDSIPEALATTDIVCSSVAVGSTKTGINMDAVRDMGIIVKKTAELTKDNDALGCAKLVIFCNPVEDNPFMAGAFFGVTEGDSAISVGVSGPGVVKHALESVRGQSFDVVAETIKRTAFKITRVGQLVAQEASRRLGKPFGIIDLSLAPTPAVGDSVAHVLEEMGLSSCGCHGTTAALALLNDAVKKGGLMASSHVGGLSGAFIPVSEDAGMIDAVSCGSLTLDKLEAMTCVCSVGLDMIAIPGDTTADTISAIIADESAIGMINNKTTAVRVIPVPGKTVGEVVEFGGLLGYAPIIEVSPYSAAEFIARGGRIPAPIRSLTN, via the coding sequence ATGTTATCTATCGACAATATTTTAGAAACGAATCAGATGATTCATGATAACAAGCTTGATGTGCGTACTATTACGATGGGAATTAGCTTGCTTGAATGTGCATCTAGTTCTGGTAAAGAGCTGTGTGACCGTATTTATGACCGTATTACAAAAGAGGCAGAACATCTTGTATCTACAGGGGAAGATATTGAGCGAGAATTCGGCATTCCTATTATCAATAAGCGTATTTCTGTAACACCCATTTCTCTAGTTGCAGGGGGGAGTGATTTAACATCTTATGTTCCTGTGGCGGAAGCTATGGATCGTGCTGCAAAAACTGTAGGTGTTAATTTTATTGGCGGCTTTTCTGCGCTTGTAACAAAGGGCGCCACTCGAGCTGACCGCATTTTGATTGACTCTATCCCTGAAGCGCTGGCAACTACGGATATCGTTTGTAGCTCTGTTGCTGTGGGCTCTACTAAAACTGGTATCAACATGGACGCAGTGCGAGACATGGGAATCATCGTTAAGAAAACTGCAGAGCTTACAAAGGATAATGATGCTCTTGGCTGCGCTAAGCTCGTAATTTTCTGTAATCCTGTAGAGGATAACCCGTTTATGGCGGGTGCTTTCTTCGGGGTAACAGAAGGGGATAGTGCTATTTCTGTAGGTGTATCTGGCCCGGGCGTTGTAAAACATGCGCTTGAATCCGTTCGAGGTCAATCCTTTGACGTTGTAGCAGAAACGATTAAACGTACTGCTTTTAAAATCACGCGCGTAGGTCAATTGGTAGCCCAAGAGGCATCTCGTCGTCTCGGTAAACCATTTGGTATTATTGATTTATCTTTGGCGCCAACGCCAGCTGTAGGTGACTCTGTAGCTCATGTTCTTGAAGAAATGGGCTTGTCCTCTTGTGGTTGTCATGGCACTACAGCGGCACTAGCATTACTTAATGATGCGGTGAAAAAAGGTGGTCTTATGGCTTCCTCTCACGTAGGTGGCCTTAGTGGTGCATTCATTCCTGTCTCGGAAGATGCAGGCATGATTGATGCTGTATCCTGTGGTAGTTTGACGCTTGATAAATTAGAGGCCATGACATGTGTTTGTTCTGTAGGGCTTGATATGATTGCTATTCCTGGAGACACTACTGCTGATACCATTTCTGCTATCATTGCAGATGAATCAGCAATTGGTATGATTAATAATAAGACAACTGCGGTTCGTGTAATTCCTGTACCTGGTAAGACTGTTGGAGAGGTTGTTGAATTTGGTGGATTATTAGGTTATGCTCCTATTATCGAAGTGAGTCCATATAGTGCAGCCGAGTTCATTGCCCGTGGTGGCAGAATTCCTGCTCCTATTCGTAGCTTAACGAACTAA
- a CDS encoding GntR family transcriptional regulator, with protein sequence MTKRLQPIRLDAYKPLREVVSETLRQAIQDGVLKPGERLMEIPLAEELGVSRTPIREAIRKLELEGFVVMVPRRGTYVANISLKDITQVFEIRSALEELAAGLAAERITEEEIETLERMLVEIGDHMENKNMESVVAADVEFHEVLYRASRNERLADIVHNLREQTYRFRSFSMNQPGRLRKTWEEHRQLVEAIASHNATQARKLARIHMEHSEQTLLQGMEESQEFTKA encoded by the coding sequence ATGACAAAACGGTTACAACCTATACGACTTGATGCGTATAAACCACTAAGAGAAGTGGTAAGTGAAACATTGCGTCAAGCCATCCAAGATGGAGTGTTAAAACCTGGGGAGCGCCTCATGGAAATTCCCCTTGCCGAAGAGTTAGGCGTAAGTCGTACCCCCATTCGTGAAGCCATACGTAAACTAGAACTAGAAGGCTTTGTCGTTATGGTGCCTCGCCGCGGCACCTACGTTGCCAACATCTCTTTGAAGGATATCACTCAAGTATTTGAAATCCGCTCTGCCCTAGAAGAACTTGCAGCCGGCCTTGCAGCAGAACGGATTACGGAAGAAGAAATCGAAACTCTAGAGAGAATGCTTGTAGAAATCGGCGATCATATGGAAAACAAAAATATGGAATCCGTCGTCGCTGCGGACGTAGAATTCCACGAAGTCCTCTACCGCGCATCTCGTAACGAAAGATTAGCAGACATCGTTCACAACTTGCGAGAGCAAACCTATCGCTTCCGTAGTTTTTCTATGAACCAACCAGGTCGTCTTAGAAAAACTTGGGAGGAACATCGTCAATTAGTGGAAGCCATCGCCTCTCACAATGCCACACAAGCTCGTAAACTAGCTCGAATTCACATGGAACATTCTGAACAAACCTTGTTGCAAGGAATGGAAGAGTCACAAGAATTTACTAAGGCATAA
- the ispE gene encoding 4-(cytidine 5'-diphospho)-2-C-methyl-D-erythritol kinase, producing the protein MSKSFEQLGCSKINIGLAITGKRDDGYHDIDSIFQSIRLSDSIYFAKHHSVVFSGGAPELPDYMQKLVSYGEDNLALKALRAIQTYTGCKAGAAIHLLKRVPIQAGLGGGSADAAAMLLGLNRFWDLRLTQEELLNIGASLGSDVPFLLQGGTARGTGRGEVLTYSQSPEAHWLLLVKPKVSISTAVAYGRFSGKSKATTKTIDTVLNHLKNNDLQSAFTSSANTFEELLFPDHKELVVCKNFFTSRGYPTIMTGSGPTMVVLLNKPMEALQLQEEIKAAGHDWLSLITKTCTQEDLV; encoded by the coding sequence ATGAGTAAAAGTTTTGAGCAACTCGGTTGCAGCAAAATTAATATTGGGCTTGCTATTACAGGCAAGCGTGACGATGGATACCACGACATCGATTCTATATTTCAATCGATTCGCCTTAGTGATTCTATTTATTTCGCTAAACATCATTCCGTAGTATTTTCTGGTGGCGCTCCCGAATTGCCTGACTACATGCAAAAACTCGTAAGCTATGGAGAAGATAATCTCGCGCTCAAAGCGTTACGCGCCATACAGACCTATACGGGTTGTAAAGCCGGTGCCGCCATCCACCTATTAAAACGCGTCCCTATTCAAGCGGGTCTTGGTGGCGGTAGTGCAGACGCAGCAGCCATGTTATTAGGTCTCAACCGCTTTTGGGACTTACGTCTTACACAAGAGGAACTTTTAAATATTGGTGCCTCACTAGGATCTGATGTGCCGTTCCTACTACAAGGTGGTACAGCTCGCGGAACAGGTCGTGGCGAAGTGTTAACCTATAGTCAATCGCCAGAAGCACATTGGCTATTACTAGTAAAGCCAAAGGTATCTATTTCTACAGCAGTTGCTTATGGTCGCTTCAGCGGTAAATCTAAAGCCACCACAAAAACGATCGATACCGTTCTGAATCATCTTAAGAATAATGATTTACAATCTGCTTTTACTAGTAGCGCTAATACTTTCGAAGAATTATTATTCCCAGATCACAAAGAATTAGTGGTATGTAAGAACTTTTTCACTAGTCGTGGATACCCAACTATCATGACAGGAAGCGGGCCTACGATGGTAGTATTACTTAACAAGCCTATGGAAGCATTGCAGTTACAAGAAGAGATTAAAGCTGCTGGTCATGATTGGCTGTCACTCATTACTAAAACATGTACACAGGAGGACTTAGTATGA
- a CDS encoding ACT domain-containing protein, translating into MKLVVTVVGVDRVGIIAGVSTVLANYGVNIMSINQTILDGVFNMIMMCETKSEDMKNLTAIQEALTTQGKELGVEIRAQHADIFLSMHRVG; encoded by the coding sequence ATGAAATTAGTTGTTACCGTTGTCGGCGTAGACCGCGTTGGTATCATTGCTGGGGTTAGTACCGTACTCGCTAACTACGGTGTAAATATTATGTCCATTAATCAGACCATCCTTGATGGTGTTTTCAATATGATTATGATGTGTGAAACCAAGTCTGAAGATATGAAAAATCTTACAGCTATCCAAGAGGCTTTGACGACTCAAGGTAAAGAACTAGGTGTTGAAATCCGTGCACAACATGCTGATATTTTCTTGAGCATGCACCGTGTAGGATAG